TTCTCGAGGCCGTCCGGGCGGCCGGAGCTCTGTACGCGGAACTGGAGGTGCTTTGAGACGGCCGTGAATGCAGTTTCCGCCGTGCAAGCCCTGCCGGACCTTTCACGCCCCGCGCCCGCGTTGCCCCGCGCTCCCGGGGCCGGTTCGAGGAGCGGGAGCTTCCGGGATGTCCTCGACGAGGCCGGAAGAGCGGCCGCCTCCCCAAGCGCGGCGCTCCTCTCCGTCGCTCCCGGCGACGTGCCGTTTGCAGGCGTGCCGCATGGCCGGGCCGGCTTGAGGTGGGCGGCCGAGCAGCTTGAGGCGCGCCTGTGGGCGTTCGTGCTCAAAGACGCCTTCAACGGGCAAGGCGGCGGGCTCTTCGGGAGGA
This is a stretch of genomic DNA from Bacillota bacterium. It encodes these proteins:
- a CDS encoding rod-binding protein, which encodes MQALPDLSRPAPALPRAPGAGSRSGSFRDVLDEAGRAAASPSAALLSVAPGDVPFAGVPHGRAGLRWAAEQLEARLWAFVLKDAFNGQGGGLFGRSFAGQVHADWFTEAMAGLLASSGAGQLADQLVEEFSGVAEGVSRPRGNSGGTRGVAAEPPPRERNARH